In Gadus chalcogrammus isolate NIFS_2021 chromosome 1, NIFS_Gcha_1.0, whole genome shotgun sequence, one DNA window encodes the following:
- the tmem115 gene encoding transmembrane protein 115, with translation MNRYLPVARQHFLGALASTSVVVKSISAVVLLLYLLSWAVDTPYSLGVTPGYLFPPNFWVWTLASHGVVEVHIWGVAASIGTVMACGRLLEPLWGALELLIFFAVVNVSAGVLAGLSYLLTYVATFDLGFLFAVRVHGAAAFLGGVLVALKQTMGDTTVLRVPQVRLKAAPALALLLLAMLRLSGLLEDAAPLAAYGYGALSGWVYLRFYQRHSRGRGDMSDHFAFASFFPEVLQPAVGLLAGLVHAMLVKARVCRKMVKRYDVGAPSSITISLPGTDPQDAERRRQLALKALNERLKRVEDQSAWPSMDDEEDEEDDEVRTDTQPLLGGGGREPSSAATKPGLGGGGGAGGSLSSSSTSLAGAASQAGVQHPESSIISFEDAHSRS, from the exons atgaatcgCTACCTGCCCGTAGCGCGACAACACTTCCTGGGCGCCTTGGCCAGCACCAGCGTGGTGGTGAAATCCATCAGTGCGGTGGtgctcctcctctacctgctgTCATGGGCTGTGGACACCCCGTACTCCCTTGGCGTGACCCCGGGATACCTCTTCCCTCCTAACTTCTGGGTCTGGACCCTTGCGTCCCACGGGGTTGTGGAGGTGCACATATGGGGCGTGGCGGCCAGCATAGGCACCGTCATGGCCTGCGGGCGCCTGCTGGAGCCACTGTGGGGCGCGCTGGAGCTCCTGATCTTCTTCGCCGTGGTCAACGTCTCGGCCGGCGTGCTGGCCGGACTCTCGTACCTCCTCACCTACGTGGCGACCTTTGACCTGGGCTTCCTGTTTGCGGTGCGCGTCCACGGGGCAGCGGCCTTCCTGGGAGGGGTGCTGGTGGCACTGAAGCAGACGATGGGCGACACCACCGTTCTCCGGGTGCCACAG gtgaggCTGAAGGCAGCCCCGGCCCTGGCCCTCCTCCTGCTGGCCATGCTGCGTCTCTCGGGGCTGCTGGAGGACGCCGCGCCGCTGGCCGCCTACGGCTACGGCGCCCTGTCGGGCTGGGTCTACCTGCGCTTCTACCAGCGCCACAGCCGCGGCCGGGGGGACATGTCGGACCACTTTGCCTTCGCCAGCTTCTTCCCCGAGGTGCTGCAGCCGGCGGTGGGGCTGCTGGCCGGCCTGGTGCACGCCATGCTGGTCAAGGCCCGGGTGTGCCGCAAGATGGTGAAGCGCTACGACGTGGGCGcgccctcctccatcaccatcagCCTGCCGGGCACGGACCCCCAGGACGCCGAGAGGAGacg ACAGCTGGCGCTGAAGGCCCTGAACGAGCGTCTGAAGCGCGTGGAGGACCAGTCCGCCTGGCCCAGCATggacgacgaggaggacgaggaggacgacgaggtcCGCACGGACACCCAGCCGCTCCTCGGCGGCGGAGGTCGGGAGccctcctccgccgccaccAAGCCGGGgctagggggaggaggaggagccggcgggagcctgtcctcctcctccacctccctcgcGGGGGCGGCGTCCCAGGCCGGCGTCCAGCACCCAGAGTCCAGCATCATTAGCTTCGAGGACGCACACTCAAGATCTtaa
- the LOC130385342 gene encoding LOW QUALITY PROTEIN: helicase ARIP4-like (The sequence of the model RefSeq protein was modified relative to this genomic sequence to represent the inferred CDS: inserted 1 base in 1 codon) produces the protein MRGNSSLQDNMSASQEAGRMMMTRRRKRRQTVYTTDQEPGSKDVGISGVERALSWPGPDVVVCDEGHRIKNCHASTSQALKNIRTRRRVVLTGYPLQNNLIEYWCMVDFVRPDFLGTRQEFSNMFERPILNGQCVDSTAQDLQLMRYRSHVLHSLLAGFVQRRGHDVLRDQLPSKEEHVILVRLSPLQRVLYTEFMNRFTEAGNSGWLSLNPLKAFSVCCKIWNHPDILYEALKKENPANEQDLDMDDIASARCHNPANPKGRPTENPIPIGGLSLTQLQEKANQVITYEWAKELMADYVPGLLENSAKMLLLFHLIEESVRKGDKMLVFSQSLSTLTVIEDFLAKRPVHPSSKSSGSEGTNQNWVRNLNYYRLDGSTTASERERLINQFNEPSNTSAWVFLLSTRAGCLGVNLIGANRVVVFDASWNPCHDAQAVCRVYRYGQRKPCHIYRLVCDYTLERKIYDRQISKQSMSDRVVDDLNPVLNFTRREVESLLHFVGEEPEPARLQLQPRDAMEDVLHKVLHIYPHLITKHPFPHESLLMDRRETKLSAAEKKAARKGYEEEKRSSVPYTRPSYAHYYPASDQSLANIPAFSQRNWRPPPRMEEKPVANVQTVQSTPTPTMPCQAPADTTASDPSEGSLGGFPINYLHKAGVFVQKIVTTTDIVIPGTNSSANVQARIGAGESIHVIRGTKGAYIRTGDGRIYAIRAANKLKGAEDLSTSRDAREPAEEVSNNGGNVEVPPVSPDGQDIISELQRYAVGPGLRANEPAVGTTGPQEMAPDSASSTSTDLASAKEAKTNDNNGVIATTKVSMLNHHSNASLANAQPSMDASTGQDLRTSSKRKTTTPPLDKRASQLPVPDKHSSASLAPQGFPISGGYGIPPLSLNPAMLSGSMGHPFLMGTNSPFPPPYFQHLLGQMGEPAXMYPEKFGSGSAGTVPCSSALSTPCSDSVFCASSSVSSSPSVEMDTSSVSALPPFMMNPSVAGMAGMLPPGYPLSYTQSLASLYPGAMHPDGLPGSAATPGPAGSSFLSKYPPGSASSSSSSSPSPSSPSAHFSSRRGTVLVKNGGNLSATGSSEDDDDNDVIEVIGQ, from the exons ATGCGAGGTAACTCCAGCCTCCAGGACAACATGTCTGCCAGCCAGGAGGcggggaggatgatgatgacgaggaggaggaagaggaggcagacgGTGTACACAACAGACCAAGAACCGGGGAGCAAAGATGTGGGGATATCtg GTGTGGAGCGGGCGTTGTCCTGGCCCGGCCCGGACGTGGTGGTCTGTGACGAGGGCCACCGGATTAAGAACTGCCACGCCAGCACCTCCCAGGCGCTGAAGAACATCCGCACCCGGCGGCGGGTGGTCCTGACCGGCTACCCGCTGCAGAACAACCTCATCGAGTACTGGTGCATGGTGGACTTCGTCAGGCCCGACTTcctgg GCACACGCCAGGAGTTTAGCAACATGTTTGAGCGTCCGATTCTTAACGGGCAGTGTGTGGACAGCACGGCCCAGGACCTGCAGCTGATGAGATACAGGAGCCATGTTCTACACAGCCTACTGGCGGGCTTTGTACAGAG ACGTGGCCACGACGTCCTGAGGGACCAACTGCCGTCCAAGGAGGAGCATGTGATCCTGGTTCGGCTGTCCCCCCTGCAGAGGGTGCTGTACACCGAGTTCATGAACCGCTTCACGGAGGCCGGCAACTCGGGCTGGCTCAGCCTCAACCCCCTCAAGGCCTTCAGCGTCTGCTGCAAG ATCTGGAACCATCCGGATATTCTTTATGAGGCCTTGAAGAAGGAGAACCCCGCCAACGAACAAGACTTAGACATGGACGACATCGCCTCCGCCCGCTGCCACAACCCAGCCAATCCCAAGGGCAGGCCCACGGAGAACCCCATCCCCATTGGAGGGCTGAGTCTCACCCAGCTGCAGGAGAAGGCCAATCAGGTTATCACTTATGAATGG gcgaAGGAGCTGATGGCCGACTACGTTCCCGGGCTGCTGGAGAACTCGGCCAAGATGCTGCTCCTCTTCCACCTGATCGAGGAGAGCGTCAGGAAGGGGGACAAGATGCTTGTCTTCAG TCAGAGTTTGTCGACACTCACGGTGATTGAGGACTTCCTGGCCAAGAGACCAGTCCACCCCTCCTCAAAATCCTCAGGATCGGAGGGAACAAATCAGAACTGGGTCCGCAACCTCAACTACTACA ggCTGGATGGTAGCACCACTGCATCAGAGAGGGAGCGGTTGATTAACCAGTTCAATGAGCCTTCAAACACTTCAGCCTGGGTCTTCCTGCTCTCCACAAG AGCGGGCTGTCTGGGGGTGAACCTGATCGGGGCCAACCGCGTGGTGGTGTTCGACGCCTCGTGGAACCCGTGCCACGACGCCCAGGCCGTGTGCCGCGTGTACCGCTACGGCCAGCGCAAGCCCTGCCACATCTACCGGCTGGTGTGCGACTACACCCTGGAGAGGAAGATCTACGACCGGCAGATCTCCAAGCAGAGCATGTCTG ACCGGGTGGTGGACGACCTGAACCCCGTGCTGAACTTCACCCGGAGGGAGGTGGAGTCGCTTCTCCACTTtgtgggggaggagcctgagCCGGCCCGCCTCCAGCTGCAGCCGCGGGACGCCATGGAGGACGTGCTCCACAAGGTCCTGCACATCTACCCCCACCTCATCACCAAG CATCCATTCCCCCATGAGTCCCTCCTGATGGACCGCAGGGAGACGAAGCTGAGCGCGGCGGAGAAGAAGGCCGCCAGGAAGGGCTATGAGGAGGAGAAGCGTTCCTCCGTGCCCTACACCCGGCCCTCCTACGCCCACTACTACCCGGCCAGCGACCAGAGCCTCGCTAACATACCGGCCTTCAGCCAGAGGAACTG GCGCCCCCCGCCCCGCATGGAGGAGAAACCCGTGGCTAACGTGCAGACGGTCCAGTCGACTCCAACTCCCACAATGCCTTGCCAGGCGCCGGCTGACACCACAGCCAGCGATCCGTCTGAGGGCAGCCTGGGGGGCTTCCCCATCAACTACCTACACAAGGCCGGGGTGTTTGTGCAGAAGATCGTCACCACCACTG ACATTGTCATTCCTGGAACCAACAGCTCTGCAAACGTCCAGGCTCGGATCGGTGCCGGGGAGAGCATTCACGTGATCAGGGGCACCAAAG GTGCATACATCCGTACCGGCGATGGTCGCATCTATGCCATCAGGGCTGCCAACAAGCTCAAGGGCGCTGAAGACCTCTCTACATCCCGAG ATGCCCGAGAGCCAGCAGAGGAAGTATCGAACAATGGCGGTAATGTGGAAGTCCCCCCGGTCTCGCCCGACGGCCAGGATATCATCAGTGAGCTGCAGCGCTACGCGGTTGGCCCAGGGCTCCGTGCTAACGAACCAGCTGTAGGCACCACAGGCCCCCAGGAGATGGCGCCAGACTCTGCCTCGTCCACTAGCACCGACCTTGCTAGCGCCAAAGAAGCTAAAACCAACGACAACAATGGCGTCATTGCCACGACCAAGGTTAGCATGCTTAACCATCACTCGAATGCCTCCTTGGCTAATGCACAGCCTAGCATGGATGCCTCTACGGGTCAAGACCTCAGAACAAGCAGCAAACGCAAGACCACAACCCCGCCGCTGGATAAGCGAGCCAGCCAGCTGCCCGTCCCAGACAAGCATTCTTCAGCCTCGCTGGCTCCCCAAGGTTTCCCAATCTCAGGAGGCTATGGGATCCCTCCACTAAGCCTCAACCCAGCGATGCTAAGTGGGTCCATGGGCCACCCGTTCCTCATGGGGACAAactccccctttccccctccctacTTTCAGCATCTCCTCGGACAAATGGGGGAACCTG TGATGTACCCTGAGAAGTTTGGTTCAGGCAGTGCCGGGACAGTGCCGTGTTCCTCTGCCTTATCCACTCCCTGCTCTGACAGCGTCTTCTGCGCCTCATCGTCAGTGTCCTCTTCGCCGTCAGTGGAGATGGACACTTCTAGTGTAAGCGCCTTGCCTCCGTTCATGATGAACCCCAGCGTGGCTGGCATGGCGGGGATGCTCCCTCCAGGCTACCCCTTGTCCTACACCCAGTCCCTGGCCAGCCTTTACCCAGGAGCGATGCACCCCGATGGGCTCCCCGGCTCAGCTGCCACCCCTGGCCCGGCCGGATCCAGCTTTCTCTCCAAGTACCCTCCCGGCAGCGCCTCAagctcttcctcatcttccccgtccccctcctctccctccgcccATTTCAGCAGCCGTCGGGGCACAGTGCTGGTTAAGAATGGCGGGAATCTTAGTGCCACGGGTAGCTCCGAAgacgatgatgataatgatgtcATCGAGGTGATTGGACAGTGA
- the rhoab gene encoding rho-related GTP-binding protein RhoA-B, translating into MAAIRKKLVIVGDGACGKTCLLIVFSKDQFPEVYVPTVFENYVADIEVDSKQVELALWDTAGQEDYDRLRPLSYPDTDVILMCFSIDSPDSLENIPEKWTPEVKHFCPNVPIILVGNKKDLRNDDHTRRELAKMKQEPVKPEEGRDMANKIAAFGYMECSAKTKDGVREVFEMATRAALQARRGKQKTKCLLL; encoded by the exons ATGGCCGCCATCCGTAAGAAGCTGGTGATCGTGGGGGACGGAGCGTGCGGCAAGACCTGCCTGCTCATCGTCTTCAGTAAGGACCAGTTCCCCGAGGTCTACGTGCCCACCGTGTTCGAGAACTACGTGGCCGACATAGAGGTGGACAGCAAACAG GTGGAGTTGGCTCTGTGGGATACAGCTGGACAGGAGGACTATGACCGGCTCAGGCCCCTGTCTTACCCAGATACAGATGTCATCCTGATGTGCTTCTCCATAGACAGCCCAGACAGTCTGG AGAACATCCCAGAGAAGTGGACCCCTGAGGTGAAGCACTTCTGCCCCAACGTTCCCATCATCCTCGTGGGAAACAAGAAGGACCTGCGCAACGACGACCACACCCGCCGGGAACTTGCCAAGATGAAACAG GAGCCAGTCAAGCCAGAAGAGGGCCGGGACATGGCCAATAAGATCGCAGCGTTTGGCTACATGGAGTGCTCGGCCAAGACCAAGGACGGCGTGCGGGAGGTGTTCGAGATGGCCACCAGGGCGGCGCTGCAGGCGCGTCGCGGCAAGCAGAAGACCAAGTGTCTTCTGCTGTAG